The sequence TCTGCCAGCCGGGGCGGACGAGTGCTTGATCCGGTCATAGGCCATAGTTTCTACGGCAACCGGTTCGCTTGGCAAGTAAGACGTTGGACGGAGCCGGGCGGCTCACTCGTAGCCGGGCTGTTCCCACCAAGGATAGAAGTCCGGCATGTCTTCGCTGACCTTGCCCGGATAATCGGGAGAGCGCTTGTCCAGGAAGCTGGCGATGCCTTCTTTTGCGTCGCTGCCCCGTGACAGCCTGTAGATCGCGCGGCTATCAATCCGGTGCGCCATCATCGGGTGATCTTCCGATGGCAGGCGCCAAAGCATCGCGCGGGTCATGGCAACCGACACGGCCGAGGTGTTGTCGGCGATCTCGCGCGCCAGCCCCCTCGCCGCGTCCATCAACTCGGCCTGCGGATGGACCGAACGGACCAGGCCGCCACCAAGCGCTTCCTGCGCATCGAAAATGCGGCCGGTCATGCACCATTCCATCGCCTGGCTGACCCCCACGAGGCGGGGCAGGAACCAGCTGGAGCAGGCCTCCGGCACGATCCCGCGCCGGGCGAACACGAAGCCGAAGCGCGCATTGTCGCTCGCCAGGCGAATATCCATCGCCAGCTGCATCGTCGCGCCGATGCCCACCGCAACCCCGTTGCAAGCGGAAATCAGCGGTTTTTTGGAATCGAACAGCCGCAAGGTAACGCGGCCGCCGCCATCGCGGACGATATCGTCCGACAGGTCCGTCACCTCGGTTTCGGAGCTGAAAGGCCGCTTGCCGTCCTCCGGCGTCAGATCCGCCCCGGCACAGAACGCCCGGTCGCCCGATCCGGTAAAGATGACTGCGCGCACATCGTCATCCGCATCGGTGCGATCGATCGCATCGATAATCTCCGCCATCATAACCTTTGTATAGGCGTTCATCTTCTCCGGACGGT comes from Alteripontixanthobacter sp. and encodes:
- a CDS encoding crotonase/enoyl-CoA hydratase family protein, whose translation is MTDYTQIKFDVADNIATITLDRPEKMNAYTKVMMAEIIDAIDRTDADDDVRAVIFTGSGDRAFCAGADLTPEDGKRPFSSETEVTDLSDDIVRDGGGRVTLRLFDSKKPLISACNGVAVGIGATMQLAMDIRLASDNARFGFVFARRGIVPEACSSWFLPRLVGVSQAMEWCMTGRIFDAQEALGGGLVRSVHPQAELMDAARGLAREIADNTSAVSVAMTRAMLWRLPSEDHPMMAHRIDSRAIYRLSRGSDAKEGIASFLDKRSPDYPGKVSEDMPDFYPWWEQPGYE